One window of Candidatus Dadabacteria bacterium genomic DNA carries:
- a CDS encoding type II toxin-antitoxin system PemK/MazF family toxin codes for MVKQVRRYDIYLVNLDPAQGSEIQKMRPCVVISPDEMNRYINTVIIAPMTSTQRDYPSRVNVTFQRKKGQVVLDQIRTVDKSRLVRRLGVLPDTRAREVAGVLREMFTYGD; via the coding sequence ATGGTAAAGCAAGTTCGGCGATATGATATATATCTGGTCAACCTGGATCCCGCACAGGGATCGGAAATCCAGAAGATGCGGCCATGCGTAGTGATCTCGCCGGATGAGATGAACCGGTACATTAACACGGTCATAATAGCGCCTATGACGTCGACGCAACGGGATTACCCCAGTCGCGTAAATGTCACCTTTCAGCGGAAAAAAGGCCAAGTGGTACTCGATCAGATAAGGACCGTGGACAAGTCTCGCCTAGTCAGACGGCTGGGTGTCCTGCCGGACACGCGCGCGCGGGAGGTGGCAGGGGTGTTACGGGAAATGTTTACCTACGGCGACTGA
- a CDS encoding 2-isopropylmalate synthase codes for MSNNNYIHIFDTTLRDGEQAPGCSMTSEEKLRVAYQLERLGVDIIEAGFPISSEEDFRSVKKIAQKIKGCQIAGLCRANLKDIDRGWEAVQHSESPRIHTFIATSEIHLKHKLRKTRDQVLEMISGAVKHARNYTDNVEFSCEDATRTDIDYLCTAVDVAVRSGATTINIPDTVGYTIPEEFAYIIHTLVKNVPNLDDVILSVHCHNDLGLAVANSHAAISEGARQVECTVNGLGERAGNASLEEIVMGLSVRSDKKPYTFGINTAQIYPTSRLVSQVTGVNVQPNKAIVGANAFAHEAGIHQDGVLKESITYEIMTPQEVGIPSNQIVLGKHSGRHAFRDRLEEYGYVLEPEVFENAFTKFKALADKKKYVFDEDIEALINQEFLRSSDYYEFTAASYSGGTDSSPEASVTIMAGEEEISVRETGSGPVDAIFKAVKKATGLDPRLENFSVSSITGGTDAQGEVTVRISDEGVISQGQGVDTDISIASAKAFVSALNRLRWRKEHPRRGSELKGI; via the coding sequence ATGTCGAACAACAACTACATACATATATTCGATACGACGCTTCGCGACGGGGAGCAGGCCCCGGGCTGCAGCATGACCTCTGAGGAGAAGCTCCGGGTCGCCTATCAGCTAGAGCGCTTGGGAGTGGACATAATAGAAGCGGGGTTTCCAATATCCTCGGAGGAGGACTTCCGGTCCGTAAAGAAAATAGCGCAGAAGATAAAAGGCTGCCAGATAGCCGGGCTCTGCAGGGCGAACTTAAAGGACATAGACCGCGGCTGGGAAGCGGTGCAGCATTCTGAAAGCCCGAGGATACACACCTTCATCGCCACCTCGGAGATACACCTTAAGCACAAGCTGAGAAAAACAAGAGACCAGGTGCTCGAGATGATAAGCGGCGCCGTTAAGCACGCGAGGAACTACACGGACAACGTCGAGTTCTCCTGCGAGGACGCGACGCGCACGGACATCGACTATCTCTGCACGGCGGTCGATGTGGCCGTCCGCTCGGGAGCCACCACGATCAATATCCCGGACACTGTCGGGTACACGATTCCCGAGGAGTTCGCCTACATAATCCATACGCTCGTAAAAAACGTCCCTAACTTGGATGACGTGATCCTGAGCGTTCACTGCCACAACGATCTCGGCCTTGCGGTGGCTAACTCCCACGCCGCGATAAGCGAAGGGGCAAGGCAGGTCGAGTGCACGGTTAACGGCCTCGGGGAGAGGGCCGGCAACGCATCGCTTGAGGAAATAGTTATGGGATTGAGCGTTAGAAGCGACAAGAAGCCCTACACTTTCGGGATAAACACGGCGCAGATATATCCGACGAGCAGGCTCGTTTCCCAGGTAACGGGGGTTAACGTGCAGCCGAACAAGGCTATAGTCGGGGCGAACGCATTTGCCCACGAGGCGGGCATACACCAGGACGGGGTGCTTAAAGAGAGCATCACCTACGAGATAATGACCCCGCAGGAAGTGGGGATTCCCTCTAACCAGATAGTGCTCGGCAAGCACTCGGGGCGCCACGCGTTTCGCGACCGCCTTGAGGAATACGGTTATGTTCTCGAGCCTGAGGTTTTCGAAAACGCGTTTACGAAGTTCAAGGCGCTTGCCGACAAGAAGAAGTACGTTTTCGACGAGGACATAGAGGCCCTTATAAACCAGGAGTTCCTGCGGTCCTCTGATTATTACGAGTTTACGGCCGCGAGCTACTCAGGCGGAACGGACTCATCGCCAGAGGCAAGCGTCACGATCATGGCGGGAGAGGAGGAGATCTCGGTCCGCGAGACGGGTTCGGGGCCTGTCGACGCGATTTTCAAGGCGGTCAAGAAGGCGACGGGACTTGATCCCAGGCTTGAGAATTTTTCGGTATCGTCTATAACAGGCGGGACGGACGCACAGGGAGAAGTCACGGTCAGGATATCAGATGAGGGAGTGATATCGCAGGGACAGGGAGTGGATACGGATATTTCGATAGCGAGCGCGAAGGCTTTCGTCAGCGCGCTTAACAGGCTTCGCTGGAGGAAGGAGCATCCGCGGCGGGGTTCTGAGCTTAAGGGAATTTAG
- the groL gene encoding chaperonin GroEL (60 kDa chaperone family; promotes refolding of misfolded polypeptides especially under stressful conditions; forms two stacked rings of heptamers to form a barrel-shaped 14mer; ends can be capped by GroES; misfolded proteins enter the barrel where they are refolded when GroES binds), with amino-acid sequence MAKDLLFDTEAREKILEGVNKLAAAVKATLGPRGRNVLIEKTFGAPVVTKDGVSVAKEIEIEDKFENMGAQMVKEVASKTSDVAGDGTTTATILAQAIYREGIKLVAAGHDPMKLKRGIDQSVEVVTASIRKSSKQVKGRTEIAQVATVSANGDQNVGSIIADAMEKVGKDGVITVEEGRSLDTELDVVEGMQFDRGYLSPYFVTEPEKMTVELDDPLILLFDKKIANMKDLLPLLEEVARSTKPLLIIAEDVEGEALATLVVNKIRGTLKVAAIKAPGFGDRRKAMIEDIAVLTGGQVISEEAGMKLESAKITDLGQAKRVVIDRDDTTVVGGSGTRASIEGRINQIKSQIGIASGEYDREKLQERLAKLAGGVAVIRVGAATETEMKEKKDRVEDALNATRAAVEEGIVPGGGVAFIRAIAAVSKYDGADPEEQAGVNIVKRALEEPLRGIASNAGWDGSIVVEKVVNQKGSNGFDAAKLEYTDLIKAGILDPAKVTRTAMQNAASVAGLLLTTEALVVDVTKEDGGGGAGMPPGGPMGMGGMM; translated from the coding sequence ATGGCGAAAGATCTGTTATTTGACACTGAGGCCAGGGAGAAGATTCTCGAGGGCGTTAACAAGCTCGCGGCCGCGGTAAAGGCGACGCTGGGTCCGAGGGGACGCAACGTGCTGATAGAGAAAACGTTCGGAGCTCCGGTCGTGACCAAGGACGGGGTTTCCGTGGCCAAGGAAATAGAGATTGAGGACAAGTTCGAGAACATGGGAGCCCAGATGGTAAAGGAAGTCGCTTCGAAGACAAGCGACGTGGCCGGAGACGGCACCACGACGGCCACCATACTCGCCCAGGCGATATACCGCGAGGGCATAAAGCTCGTCGCCGCGGGACACGACCCCATGAAGCTTAAAAGGGGAATAGACCAGTCGGTCGAGGTTGTCACCGCGAGCATAAGGAAATCAAGCAAGCAGGTAAAGGGACGCACGGAGATAGCCCAGGTGGCCACGGTTTCCGCAAACGGGGACCAGAACGTCGGAAGCATCATAGCCGACGCCATGGAGAAGGTGGGGAAGGACGGGGTCATAACCGTTGAGGAGGGAAGAAGCCTCGACACCGAGCTTGACGTGGTTGAGGGAATGCAGTTTGACAGAGGGTATCTGAGCCCCTACTTCGTGACTGAACCCGAGAAGATGACGGTTGAGCTCGATGATCCGCTCATCCTGCTTTTTGACAAGAAAATAGCCAACATGAAGGACCTTCTCCCGCTTCTTGAGGAAGTGGCGAGAAGCACCAAGCCCCTTTTGATAATCGCAGAGGACGTCGAGGGAGAGGCCCTCGCGACTCTGGTTGTTAACAAGATCAGGGGAACGCTCAAGGTCGCGGCCATAAAGGCCCCGGGATTCGGGGACCGCAGAAAGGCCATGATCGAGGACATAGCCGTTTTAACGGGCGGACAGGTAATATCGGAAGAGGCCGGCATGAAACTTGAGAGCGCCAAGATAACCGATCTCGGACAGGCGAAGAGAGTCGTCATAGACCGCGACGACACCACGGTCGTCGGAGGTTCCGGCACCAGGGCGTCGATAGAGGGCCGCATAAACCAGATCAAGAGCCAGATAGGGATAGCAAGCGGCGAGTATGACCGCGAGAAGCTCCAGGAGCGCCTCGCCAAGCTCGCCGGAGGCGTGGCCGTGATCAGGGTAGGTGCCGCCACCGAGACCGAGATGAAAGAGAAAAAGGACAGGGTTGAGGACGCCCTTAACGCCACAAGGGCCGCTGTCGAGGAAGGAATAGTTCCTGGCGGAGGCGTGGCCTTCATAAGGGCCATCGCCGCGGTCAGTAAGTACGACGGCGCGGATCCCGAGGAGCAGGCAGGAGTCAACATCGTGAAGAGAGCGCTTGAGGAGCCCCTTCGGGGAATAGCCTCTAACGCCGGATGGGACGGTTCCATAGTGGTAGAGAAGGTAGTCAACCAGAAGGGCTCAAACGGCTTTGACGCCGCGAAGCTTGAGTACACGGACCTCATAAAGGCCGGTATTCTCGATCCCGCGAAGGTGACCAGGACGGCCATGCAGAACGCGGCAAGCGTCGCGGGTCTTCTGCTTACCACCGAGGCGCTGGTAGTCGACGTTACGAAAGAGGATGGCGGTGGCGGTGCTGGGATGCCTCCTGGCGGACCGATGGGCATGGGCGGCATGATGTAG
- a CDS encoding calcium-binding protein: MKLRNFFAIMFLLVGSLAFSACTDTETVTETVAETQYVCQDGSTVEDSDMCPEPEPVYDEIGPGYEVGKDSCYEDGDRNGMIAGTDMGDCIHGQEGNDSIKGMGGNDMLYGNQGNDKLYGGAGDDELVGGSGDNTLDGGDGTDIAIYMDVMRVVVNLGDGVARVRHSDPEDVDELVEMGDSGIGMDTLVNIENVKGSLLGEDIINGDDNANVLKGLDQADTINGHGGDDTIIPNRPAEDDAANVASGTAPEVDGIDTVDGGEGSDTISYEGESAAVTVNLATIVAAVGTDTPDDATDDVIAHVAVSGPAATDRIVLVDRGTEDEPKLESTIENVTGGFGGDTLTGDVRANILTGGAGGDALNGEADPTTAEMGGDDTLNGGPGNDTLNGGPGNDTLNGGAGNDQYIISKGDAGDTISAFAAGDTICLKGFMGDEKLNVTAGGVLQVVDPDDSTDTTDIVTMTAGGNLVRLTQDVNFNCD, translated from the coding sequence ATGAAGTTACGTAACTTTTTTGCAATAATGTTTTTGCTGGTGGGGTCATTGGCTTTTTCCGCCTGCACGGACACGGAAACTGTGACGGAAACTGTGGCGGAAACTCAGTATGTGTGTCAAGATGGATCCACAGTTGAGGATTCCGACATGTGCCCAGAGCCAGAACCTGTTTATGACGAGATAGGGCCGGGTTATGAGGTAGGAAAAGATAGTTGTTATGAGGATGGTGACCGCAACGGAATGATAGCTGGTACCGACATGGGTGATTGTATCCATGGCCAGGAAGGCAACGACTCCATTAAGGGCATGGGTGGTAACGATATGCTCTACGGGAACCAAGGTAACGACAAACTCTACGGAGGGGCCGGTGATGATGAGCTTGTTGGCGGCAGCGGCGACAATACGCTTGACGGGGGTGACGGCACCGACATTGCGATTTACATGGATGTTATGAGAGTAGTGGTCAACCTAGGCGACGGTGTAGCCAGAGTTCGGCACTCCGACCCTGAAGATGTAGACGAGCTTGTAGAGATGGGAGATAGCGGAATAGGTATGGATACCTTGGTGAATATTGAGAACGTCAAGGGCAGCCTGTTGGGAGAAGACATAATAAACGGCGACGACAATGCGAACGTGCTTAAAGGTCTTGATCAAGCTGATACGATTAACGGCCATGGGGGTGACGACACGATTATTCCCAACCGTCCTGCGGAAGACGATGCAGCGAATGTGGCCAGCGGCACCGCCCCAGAAGTGGACGGCATTGATACGGTCGACGGGGGCGAAGGAAGCGACACCATAAGCTACGAGGGCGAAAGTGCTGCGGTGACCGTTAATCTTGCTACTATTGTTGCAGCCGTGGGAACCGATACCCCGGACGACGCCACCGACGATGTCATTGCTCATGTTGCGGTTAGTGGCCCTGCTGCTACCGACAGAATCGTGCTTGTGGATCGAGGGACGGAAGATGAACCAAAACTAGAGAGCACCATTGAGAACGTTACCGGAGGCTTCGGTGGTGACACACTTACTGGTGATGTCCGGGCCAACATTCTTACAGGCGGAGCCGGAGGCGATGCGCTTAACGGAGAAGCAGATCCCACCACCGCGGAGATGGGCGGTGACGACACGCTTAACGGCGGTCCTGGGAACGACACGCTTAACGGCGGTCCTGGGAACGACACGCTTAACGGCGGCGCGGGCAATGACCAATATATTATCAGTAAAGGAGACGCCGGAGATACGATCTCCGCGTTTGCGGCTGGCGACACGATATGTCTGAAGGGCTTCATGGGCGATGAGAAGCTAAATGTAACAGCAGGCGGCGTGCTTCAGGTGGTGGACCCGGATGACTCGACTGATACTACTGACATTGTCACCATGACTGCCGGTGGGAATCTTGTCCGGCTGACCCAGGATGTAAACTTCAACTGCGACTGA
- a CDS encoding AbrB/MazE/SpoVT family DNA-binding domain-containing protein has translation MKINLISIGNSKGIRIPSSVIKQCGLGDELEMRVENGVIVLAPVRSVREGWSVAFEKMVAVGDDVSLVPDALENDFDAEDWTW, from the coding sequence ATGAAGATTAATCTGATATCTATTGGTAACTCGAAGGGAATTCGTATCCCTTCGTCGGTTATCAAGCAGTGCGGCCTCGGCGACGAGTTGGAGATGCGTGTTGAGAACGGAGTCATCGTGCTTGCGCCTGTGCGGAGCGTGCGCGAGGGTTGGAGTGTTGCTTTTGAAAAAATGGTGGCCGTCGGTGACGATGTGTCGCTGGTTCCCGATGCGCTTGAAAACGACTTTGATGCCGAGGACTGGACATGGTAA
- a CDS encoding transposase, giving the protein MKPASGEIPQHAHLKEARVSGAGAQDKTPVVAIKERERKKVRAKVAEAVSSITLRRMVQETVPEGTTVYTDQNYGYKGLAKKNCRHEA; this is encoded by the coding sequence ATGAAACCTGCGTCAGGAGAAATACCACAACATGCACACTTAAAAGAAGCTCGCGTGTCAGGAGCCGGAGCGCAGGACAAGACCCCTGTTGTGGCAATTAAGGAAAGAGAGAGAAAGAAGGTTAGGGCGAAGGTTGCCGAAGCGGTTTCAAGTATCACGCTTCGGAGAATGGTGCAAGAAACCGTACCCGAAGGCACCACAGTTTACACGGATCAGAACTACGGGTACAAAGGGCTCGCGAAAAAGAACTGCAGGCACGAGGCGTAA
- the mutS gene encoding DNA mismatch repair protein MutS, translated as MSQYLSVKKEYPDAILFFRLGDFYEMFYDDAKTASEILGIALTSRDRSKKNPVPLCGVPFHSAEPHISKLLASGKKVAVCEQVSDQKKTKGLVDRKVVRVLTPGAVLDSENLESKSNNFLACVAEEKDGFGLSFCDISTGEFRTSFFRSPEDLISEIASIDPREILVPDSDAEPPWLKPLLDANPCTLVTKVDSWKWEFERCREILTDGFSVLTLEAFEIEKELGCVRACGVLFDYLRETQKDFMPEVEFPKYYDTVDYMKIDEWTARNLELRSSIEGSLKHSLLGVMDETRSPMGARLLHRWMSYPLLDAEEIEKRQEAAGELLENLSARKDLVAALGKVGDLERLIHRIETPSARPRDLASLRDSSFYIEKLRDAMLDFSSETLASLCGRMDDFRDLRGYLEGALVEVPPVSAREGGVIREGFSPELDRLRKIQGDGRKWISELEGRERERTGIANLKIGYNRVFGYYIEVTNSKLSSVPEDYSRRQTLSGSERFISPELKEYEEQILTAAERIAELEASLFEEVRKQAAVEAPRVKATAAVVAETDVFCSMGEIASRYGYCRPEFVPRPAIELKDSRHPVVERMGLERGFVPNDVTLDSEDKRFMIITGPNMSGKSTLIRQVALISLMAQMGSFVPARTARLGIVDRIFSRVGASDNLTAGRSTFMVEMVETAHILQNATPRSLVILDEIGRGTSTFDGMSIAWAVSEYLYDLGPLTLFATHYHELSNLADVKPGITNSNVAVKEEGGEILFLRKLVPGATSHSYGIQVARLAGVPAKVLNSARKVLFSLEKFKAGLSQSMLGGQLLLFDTELDKESETAFRKEELLTEDLAILDPMNMTPMEALEKLIELSEKAKK; from the coding sequence ATGAGTCAGTATCTAAGCGTAAAGAAGGAGTATCCGGACGCAATACTTTTTTTCAGGCTCGGGGATTTCTACGAAATGTTCTACGACGACGCGAAAACCGCGTCGGAAATACTCGGAATAGCGCTCACCTCAAGGGACCGTTCGAAGAAAAACCCGGTGCCCCTCTGCGGCGTTCCCTTCCACAGTGCCGAGCCCCACATATCGAAGCTTCTCGCAAGCGGAAAGAAGGTGGCGGTCTGCGAACAGGTAAGTGACCAGAAGAAAACAAAAGGGCTCGTGGACAGAAAGGTCGTCAGGGTTCTTACTCCCGGAGCAGTTCTTGACTCGGAGAACCTCGAATCGAAAAGCAACAATTTCCTCGCGTGCGTGGCCGAGGAAAAAGACGGCTTCGGGCTTTCCTTCTGCGACATCTCGACAGGGGAGTTCAGGACATCCTTTTTCCGCTCGCCTGAAGACCTTATCTCGGAAATTGCCAGTATCGACCCAAGGGAAATTCTGGTCCCGGATTCCGACGCGGAACCTCCTTGGCTTAAACCCCTGCTTGACGCAAATCCCTGTACGCTCGTAACGAAGGTTGATTCCTGGAAGTGGGAATTCGAGAGATGCAGGGAAATTCTCACTGATGGTTTCTCGGTTCTTACTCTCGAAGCCTTTGAGATCGAAAAAGAGCTTGGATGTGTCCGTGCCTGTGGGGTGCTTTTCGATTACCTCCGGGAAACGCAGAAGGACTTCATGCCGGAGGTAGAGTTCCCCAAGTACTACGACACGGTCGACTACATGAAAATAGACGAGTGGACCGCGAGGAACCTCGAGCTTCGAAGTTCAATTGAAGGATCCCTTAAGCACTCGCTGCTCGGCGTAATGGACGAGACCCGCTCTCCAATGGGAGCGAGGCTACTTCACCGCTGGATGAGCTACCCCCTGCTTGACGCAGAAGAGATAGAGAAAAGGCAGGAAGCCGCGGGGGAATTGCTTGAAAACCTTTCCGCGAGAAAAGATCTCGTGGCGGCGCTCGGGAAAGTCGGGGATCTTGAGAGGCTGATCCACAGGATCGAGACCCCTTCCGCAAGACCCAGGGATCTTGCATCGCTTCGGGATTCCTCGTTTTACATAGAAAAACTCCGCGACGCTATGTTGGATTTTAGTTCAGAAACCCTTGCGTCGCTTTGCGGGAGGATGGATGACTTCCGAGACCTCCGCGGTTACTTGGAGGGCGCCCTTGTTGAGGTGCCGCCAGTTTCCGCGCGGGAGGGAGGGGTTATAAGGGAAGGATTCTCCCCCGAGCTTGACCGGCTGCGCAAGATCCAGGGCGACGGGCGGAAATGGATATCCGAGCTTGAGGGGCGGGAGAGGGAGAGAACGGGGATAGCCAACCTAAAGATCGGGTACAACAGGGTATTCGGCTACTACATCGAGGTTACAAACTCCAAGCTTTCTTCGGTACCCGAGGATTACTCAAGAAGACAGACCCTTTCGGGAAGCGAACGCTTCATCTCCCCCGAACTTAAGGAATACGAAGAGCAGATACTCACCGCGGCGGAGCGTATAGCCGAGCTTGAGGCCTCGCTTTTCGAGGAGGTGCGAAAGCAGGCGGCCGTCGAGGCCCCGCGCGTAAAGGCCACGGCGGCCGTGGTCGCGGAGACGGATGTTTTCTGCTCCATGGGAGAGATTGCGTCGCGCTACGGTTACTGCAGGCCGGAATTTGTCCCGCGCCCCGCAATCGAACTCAAAGACTCCCGCCACCCTGTGGTCGAGAGGATGGGCCTTGAGAGGGGGTTCGTTCCGAACGACGTCACCCTCGATTCAGAGGACAAACGCTTCATGATCATCACGGGGCCCAACATGTCCGGCAAGTCGACTCTCATAAGGCAGGTGGCTCTCATATCGCTGATGGCCCAGATGGGAAGCTTCGTTCCGGCCCGGACGGCAAGGCTCGGGATAGTCGACCGTATTTTTTCAAGGGTGGGGGCGTCTGATAATCTCACTGCGGGACGTTCAACTTTCATGGTCGAGATGGTTGAGACTGCGCACATACTGCAAAACGCCACCCCGAGGAGCCTCGTCATACTTGATGAGATCGGGCGGGGCACGAGCACCTTTGACGGGATGAGCATAGCGTGGGCGGTTTCAGAGTATCTCTACGACTTGGGGCCCCTTACTCTTTTTGCCACCCACTACCACGAGCTGTCGAACCTGGCGGACGTAAAGCCCGGGATCACCAACTCCAACGTAGCGGTAAAGGAGGAGGGAGGGGAGATACTGTTTCTCCGAAAGCTCGTCCCGGGCGCGACGAGCCACAGCTACGGGATACAGGTGGCCCGGCTTGCCGGGGTTCCCGCGAAGGTTCTTAATTCCGCGAGGAAGGTTCTTTTTTCCCTTGAGAAATTCAAGGCCGGGCTTTCCCAGTCGATGCTAGGCGGGCAGCTTCTTCTTTTCGATACGGAACTGGATAAAGAATCTGAGACTGCGTTTAGGAAAGAAGAGCTTCTCACAGAGGATCTTGCAATCCTTGATCCCATGAACATGACTCCCATGGAAGCGCTAGAGAAACTGATCGAGCTTTCTGAGAAGGCGAAAAAATAA
- a CDS encoding transposase gives MHKRTESHHTQGIESFWFMLKRGLAGVYRKMSKKRLQCYIDEYAGRHNIRPLASIEQIDAVIEAMNGKRLKYKDLIQWKGRHGGTYSAGTCGKPAPIL, from the coding sequence ATACATAAAAGGACAGAATCACACCACACGCAAGGCATAGAGTCCTTTTGGTTTATGCTCAAAAGAGGGCTCGCTGGAGTTTACCGCAAGATGAGCAAAAAGCGCCTTCAATGCTATATAGATGAGTATGCGGGAAGGCACAACATCCGCCCGCTCGCCTCTATCGAGCAGATAGATGCCGTTATTGAGGCAATGAACGGGAAAAGACTCAAGTACAAAGACCTGATTCAATGGAAGGGTCGGCATGGTGGAACATATTCAGCCGGGACTTGCGGAAAACCGGCACCGATCCTCTGA
- a CDS encoding co-chaperone GroES codes for MEIRPLYDKVLIKRLDVSETTEGGIIIPDTAAEKPQQAEVVAVGKGRPIENGEILPLDVKPGDRVIFGKYGGSEVSLGGEDYLIIPEHEILGVIED; via the coding sequence ATGGAGATAAGACCGCTATATGACAAGGTCTTGATAAAGCGTCTCGATGTGTCTGAGACGACGGAAGGGGGAATCATAATCCCCGACACCGCGGCTGAGAAACCCCAGCAGGCAGAGGTTGTTGCCGTGGGGAAGGGAAGGCCTATTGAAAACGGAGAGATTCTTCCGCTTGACGTAAAGCCCGGCGACAGGGTCATATTCGGAAAATACGGCGGAAGCGAAGTTTCGCTCGGCGGCGAGGACTACCTGATTATCCCCGAACACGAGATACTCGGGGTAATAGAAGACTAA